In a genomic window of Variovorax paradoxus:
- the dmpG gene encoding 4-hydroxy-2-oxovalerate aldolase, producing MNTTTLEGRRVTVHDMTLRDGMHPKRHLMTLEQMKHIATGLDEAGVPLIEVTHGDGLGGSSVNYGFPAHSDEEYLGTVVPLMKRAKVSALLIPGIGTVDHLRMAHGLGVHTVRVATHCTEADVSEQHIAMARKLGLDTVGFLMMAHMAAPELLVRQALLMEGYGANCIYVTDSAGHMLPEDVKARLGVVRAALKPDTELGFHGHHNLAMGIANSIAAVEAGANRIDAAAAGLGAGAGNTPMEVFVAVCDRMGIETGVDVFGIQDVAEDRVVPIMDHAIRVDRDSLTLGYAGVYSSFLLFAKRAEKKYGVPAREILVELGRRGMVGGQEDMIEDTAITLARSRQEVAA from the coding sequence ATGAACACCACCACCCTCGAGGGCCGCCGCGTCACCGTGCACGACATGACGCTGCGCGACGGCATGCATCCCAAGCGCCACCTGATGACGCTCGAACAGATGAAGCACATCGCCACCGGCCTCGACGAGGCGGGCGTGCCGCTGATCGAGGTCACGCACGGCGACGGCCTGGGCGGCAGCTCGGTCAACTACGGCTTCCCGGCCCACTCCGACGAGGAGTATCTCGGCACCGTCGTCCCGCTGATGAAGCGCGCCAAGGTCTCGGCCTTGCTGATCCCGGGCATCGGCACCGTCGACCACCTGCGCATGGCGCACGGCCTGGGCGTGCACACGGTGCGCGTGGCCACCCACTGCACCGAAGCCGACGTGTCGGAGCAGCACATCGCGATGGCGCGCAAGCTCGGCCTCGACACGGTCGGCTTCCTCATGATGGCCCACATGGCCGCGCCCGAACTGCTGGTGCGCCAGGCGCTGCTGATGGAAGGCTACGGCGCCAACTGCATCTACGTGACCGACTCGGCCGGCCACATGCTGCCCGAGGACGTGAAAGCACGGCTGGGCGTGGTGCGCGCGGCACTGAAGCCCGACACCGAGCTGGGCTTCCACGGTCACCACAACCTCGCGATGGGCATCGCGAACTCGATCGCTGCGGTGGAGGCGGGCGCGAACCGCATCGACGCCGCCGCCGCGGGGCTGGGCGCGGGCGCGGGCAACACGCCGATGGAGGTGTTCGTCGCGGTCTGCGACCGCATGGGCATCGAGACCGGCGTCGACGTGTTCGGCATCCAGGACGTGGCCGAGGATCGCGTGGTGCCGATCATGGACCACGCGATCCGTGTCGACCGCGACTCGCTCACGCTGGGCTACGCGGGCGTGTATTCGAGCTTCCTGCTGTTCGCCAAGCGCGCCGAGAAGAAATACGGCGTGCCGGCGCGCGAGATCCTGGTCGAGCTGGGCCGGCGCGGCATGGTCGGCGGGCAGGAGGACATGATCGAGGACACGGCGATCACGCTGGCGCGCTCGCGCCAGGAGGTGGCGGCATGA
- the dmpH gene encoding 2-oxo-3-hexenedioate decarboxylase: MKLDAKTIAALAEHLETCELEARDTPKITDEYPQMDWDDAYAIQDEIRRRKTARGLRIVGLKAGLTSHAKMKQMGVTTPVFGFMAENYAVPEGGECRVSELIHPKVEPEIAFVTKRALRGPGCHIGAVLAATDFVLPGIEVIDSRYRDFKFDLKSVVADNTSASRFVVGGRAVPASEVDLRTTGIVLEKNGQPVAFGAGAAVLGHPAAAIAMLANHLGARGEEIPVGTLILSGGITEAVAVQAGDAVTLKVQGMGSVGLRFV; this comes from the coding sequence ATGAAGCTCGATGCGAAGACCATCGCCGCGCTCGCCGAGCACCTCGAGACCTGCGAGCTCGAGGCGCGCGACACGCCCAAGATCACCGACGAATACCCGCAGATGGACTGGGACGACGCCTATGCGATCCAGGACGAGATCCGCCGCCGCAAGACCGCGCGCGGCCTGCGCATCGTCGGCCTCAAGGCCGGCCTGACCTCGCACGCCAAGATGAAGCAGATGGGCGTGACCACGCCGGTCTTCGGCTTCATGGCCGAGAACTACGCCGTGCCCGAGGGCGGCGAGTGCAGGGTGAGCGAGCTGATCCATCCGAAGGTCGAGCCCGAGATCGCCTTCGTGACGAAGCGCGCGCTCAGGGGCCCGGGCTGCCACATCGGCGCGGTGCTCGCGGCCACCGACTTCGTGCTGCCGGGCATCGAGGTGATCGACAGCCGCTACCGCGACTTCAAGTTCGACCTCAAGAGCGTGGTGGCCGACAACACCTCGGCCTCGCGCTTCGTGGTCGGCGGCCGGGCCGTGCCCGCGAGCGAGGTCGACCTGCGCACCACGGGCATCGTGCTCGAGAAGAACGGCCAGCCCGTGGCCTTCGGTGCCGGCGCGGCGGTGCTCGGCCATCCGGCCGCGGCCATCGCGATGCTGGCCAACCACCTGGGCGCGCGCGGCGAGGAGATTCCTGTCGGCACGCTGATCCTGTCGGGCGGCATCACCGAGGCGGTGGCCGTGCAGGCGGGCGACGCGGTCACGCTCAAGGTGCAGGGCATGGGCAGCGTCGGGCTGCGCTTCGTCTGA
- a CDS encoding LysR family transcriptional regulator, with the protein MSEFTLHDLQCFDAVVRAGGFQAAATQLHRSHPAVFAAVAKLERQLGLVLLDRGGYRVQPTEAGRSFHARAQSLLRELEGLRGHARQLAVGEESELRVVIGDLCPRPQVLAMLARFFAQCPGTRLALYFEAVAGPAERLFDGEADLILHGVDKRDPRLEWIDLCKVPFVPVVAPALLAEPLPRAPGPERMRAYTQCVMRDTARHTPPQDHFLIEGAHQCTVADQLMKKEVILLGLGWGHMPRFLIEEELRDGRLRSIAGRHLPGSVEELVAARRRDRSPGPVASRLWVHIEAEAPALRRALAANGEAASDPGPSPTPRRSPSSPSARRAATRARSPSAR; encoded by the coding sequence ATGAGCGAATTCACCCTGCACGACCTCCAATGCTTCGACGCGGTGGTGCGCGCGGGCGGCTTCCAGGCCGCCGCCACGCAGTTGCATCGCTCGCATCCGGCGGTGTTCGCGGCCGTGGCCAAGCTCGAACGACAGCTCGGCCTGGTGCTGCTCGACCGTGGCGGCTACCGCGTGCAGCCCACCGAGGCCGGGCGCTCCTTCCATGCGCGCGCGCAGTCGCTGCTGCGCGAGCTCGAGGGCCTGCGCGGCCATGCGCGCCAGCTCGCGGTGGGCGAGGAAAGCGAGCTGCGCGTGGTGATCGGCGACCTGTGCCCGCGGCCGCAGGTGCTGGCGATGCTGGCGCGCTTCTTCGCGCAGTGCCCGGGCACGCGGCTTGCGCTCTATTTCGAGGCGGTGGCCGGGCCGGCCGAGCGGCTGTTCGACGGCGAGGCCGACCTGATCCTGCACGGCGTCGACAAGCGCGATCCGCGGCTCGAGTGGATCGACCTGTGCAAGGTGCCCTTCGTGCCCGTGGTGGCGCCGGCCCTGCTGGCCGAGCCGCTGCCGCGCGCGCCGGGGCCCGAGCGCATGCGCGCCTACACCCAGTGCGTGATGCGCGACACCGCGCGCCACACGCCGCCCCAGGACCACTTCCTGATCGAGGGCGCGCACCAGTGCACCGTGGCCGACCAGCTCATGAAGAAGGAGGTGATCCTGCTGGGCCTGGGCTGGGGCCACATGCCGCGCTTCCTGATCGAGGAGGAACTGCGCGACGGCCGGCTGCGCTCCATCGCGGGCCGCCACCTGCCCGGCAGCGTCGAGGAGCTGGTGGCGGCGCGCCGGCGCGACCGCTCGCCGGGGCCGGTCGCGAGCCGGCTCTGGGTCCACATCGAGGCCGAGGCGCCGGCGCTGCGCCGTGCCCTCGCCGCCAACGGCGAGGCCGCTAGCGACCCAGGTCCTTCGCCGACACCCCGGCGATCCCCCAGTTCTCCTTCGGCACGTCGTGCAGCCACACGCGCACGTTCTCCTTCGGCGCGTTGA
- a CDS encoding alpha/beta fold hydrolase has product MSHFTHTTTAGDGARIAYRFDGDAGKPVLLLSNSIGTTLSMWDGEVEALGRHFHVLRYDTRGHGGSGVTPGAYSMDRLGRDVIELLNALKIERAHFLGLSLGGFIGQWLGVHAPERIDRLVLANTSSWLGPASVFDERIVGVLAAPDMQETAEGFLRNWFPERLLTENGPVVQAFRQVLLEIDPQGLAGALAAVRDADLRRPIALIERPTLVIAGEFDPVTAASHGELIAATVPGARLLTLPAVHLSNVEFPKEFVGAVVDFLEGR; this is encoded by the coding sequence ATGAGCCACTTCACCCACACCACCACCGCCGGCGACGGCGCCCGCATCGCCTACCGTTTCGACGGCGATGCCGGCAAGCCCGTGCTGCTGCTGTCGAACTCCATCGGCACCACGCTCTCGATGTGGGACGGCGAGGTCGAGGCGCTGGGCCGGCATTTCCACGTGCTGCGCTACGACACGCGCGGCCATGGCGGCTCGGGCGTCACGCCGGGCGCCTATTCGATGGACCGGCTCGGCCGCGACGTGATCGAGCTGCTCAACGCGCTGAAGATCGAGCGCGCGCATTTCCTCGGCCTCTCGCTCGGCGGCTTCATCGGCCAGTGGCTGGGCGTGCATGCGCCCGAGCGCATCGACCGGCTGGTGCTGGCCAATACCTCCTCGTGGCTGGGCCCGGCCAGCGTGTTCGACGAGCGCATCGTCGGCGTGCTCGCCGCCCCCGACATGCAGGAGACGGCCGAGGGCTTCCTGCGCAACTGGTTCCCCGAGCGGCTGCTGACCGAGAACGGCCCTGTGGTGCAGGCCTTCCGCCAGGTGCTGCTCGAGATCGACCCGCAGGGCCTGGCCGGCGCGCTCGCCGCCGTGCGCGACGCCGACCTGCGCCGGCCCATCGCGCTGATCGAGCGGCCCACGCTGGTGATCGCGGGCGAGTTCGATCCGGTCACGGCCGCGAGCCATGGCGAGCTGATCGCGGCCACCGTGCCGGGCGCGCGGCTGCTGACCTTGCCCGCGGTGCACCTGTCGAACGTGGAGTTTCCGAAGGAGTTCGTGGGCGCGGTGGTCGATTTCCTCGAGGGCCGATGA
- a CDS encoding helicase SNF2: MNASKLLSAVALSLLAAAGAAHAETYEGVHPLTSAASRAEVAGQAVIAARSADPYAEGANAGPAQVIVSQTSRAAVRAEAVAAAHSDNPYAEGASSGVAPLVASTVDRNAVRAQARAAARGDSLPL, translated from the coding sequence ATGAACGCCTCGAAGCTCCTCTCCGCCGTTGCCCTCTCCCTGCTCGCCGCTGCCGGTGCAGCCCATGCAGAAACCTATGAGGGCGTGCATCCCCTGACCTCGGCCGCGAGCCGCGCCGAAGTCGCCGGCCAGGCCGTGATCGCCGCCCGCAGCGCCGATCCCTATGCCGAAGGCGCCAACGCCGGCCCGGCCCAGGTGATCGTGTCGCAGACCAGCCGTGCCGCCGTGCGTGCCGAAGCGGTTGCCGCGGCACACAGCGACAACCCCTACGCCGAAGGCGCTTCGTCGGGCGTGGCGCCGCTGGTCGCCAGCACCGTGGACCGCAATGCGGTGCGCGCACAGGCCCGTGCTGCTGCTCGCGGCGACTCGCTGCCGCTGTAA
- a CDS encoding DUF427 domain-containing protein yields the protein MNSPRSIKIPGPDHPITVAPNPARVVVTLAGHTVADTRAALTLREASYPAVQYIPRADVDMSLLERSTHTTYCPYKGECNYFSIPAGGERSVNAVWTYESPYDAVAGIKDHVAFYVDRVDGVEEQAG from the coding sequence ATGAACAGCCCCCGAAGCATCAAGATCCCCGGCCCCGACCATCCGATCACCGTCGCGCCCAATCCCGCGCGCGTGGTCGTGACGCTGGCCGGCCACACCGTCGCCGACACCCGCGCCGCCCTCACCCTGCGCGAGGCCTCGTACCCGGCCGTGCAATACATCCCGCGCGCCGACGTCGACATGTCGCTGCTCGAGCGCAGCACGCACACCACCTACTGCCCCTACAAGGGCGAGTGCAACTACTTCAGCATCCCGGCCGGCGGGGAGCGCTCGGTCAATGCGGTGTGGACCTACGAGTCGCCGTATGACGCGGTGGCGGGGATCAAGGACCATGTGGCGTTCTATGTGGATCGGGTGGATGGGGTCGAGGAGCAGGCGGGCTGA
- a CDS encoding SDR family oxidoreductase, producing MSSQDIAISAPGKGTALITGASTGIGAVYAERLARRGHDLVLVARNKERLEVLAERLVQETGRRVEVLAADLTATADLRRVEERLRTDERITLLLNNAGLGATATLLDSDPDQIDTMIQLNVIALTRLTRAVAPGFVARGGGALINIASIVALSPELLNGSYSGSKAYVVNLSQSLHHELGAKGVKVQAVLPGATRTDFWGIAGVPVEHLPQEIVMSAEDLVDSALAGFDAGELITIPSLPDVEDWKRFDAARQALGPNLSRSVPAARYAKAATATAA from the coding sequence ATGAGTTCGCAAGACATCGCCATCTCCGCCCCCGGCAAGGGCACCGCGCTGATCACCGGCGCTTCCACCGGCATCGGCGCCGTCTACGCCGAGCGCCTCGCGCGCCGCGGCCACGACCTCGTGCTGGTCGCGCGCAACAAGGAGCGCCTCGAGGTGCTGGCCGAGCGGCTCGTCCAGGAGACCGGCCGCCGCGTCGAGGTGCTCGCGGCCGACCTCACGGCCACCGCCGACCTGCGCCGGGTCGAGGAGCGGCTGCGTACCGACGAACGCATCACCCTGCTGCTCAACAACGCCGGCCTCGGCGCCACCGCGACCCTGCTCGATTCCGACCCCGACCAGATCGACACCATGATCCAGCTCAACGTGATCGCGCTCACGCGCCTCACGCGCGCCGTGGCGCCGGGCTTCGTCGCGCGCGGCGGCGGCGCGCTGATCAACATCGCCTCGATCGTCGCGCTCTCGCCCGAGCTGCTCAACGGCAGCTACAGCGGCAGCAAGGCCTACGTGGTCAACCTGAGCCAGTCGCTGCACCACGAGCTCGGCGCCAAGGGCGTGAAGGTGCAGGCCGTGCTGCCGGGCGCGACGCGCACCGACTTCTGGGGCATCGCGGGCGTGCCGGTCGAGCACCTGCCGCAGGAGATCGTGATGTCGGCCGAGGACCTGGTCGACAGCGCGCTGGCCGGCTTCGACGCGGGCGAGCTGATCACCATCCCCTCGCTGCCCGACGTCGAAGACTGGAAGCGCTTCGACGCGGCGCGGCAGGCGCTGGGCCCGAACCTGTCGCGCAGCGTGCCGGCGGCGCGCTACGCGAAAGCGGCGACAGCAACAGCAGCCTGA
- a CDS encoding GlxA family transcriptional regulator: MTQRIGLVVFPGFQILDLVALSVFELANAEAGRTVYELEVLSEHGGPVASTAGVTVDSRAFDRRRFDTLLVAGSTTVPPSSDGLLDFLRRALPRTRRLGSICTGAFVLAEAGLLDGRRATTHWHFARELQRGFPAIRVEEDGIFIQDGPVWTSAGMTACIDLALALVEGDLGLELSRAVARKLVIYHRRAGGQSQFSALLELEPRTDRIQQALDYAKKNLHKNLSVDQLAEVAHLSPRQFSRAFLAETGQSPARAIEKLRVETARILIEEGGQSVDRIAAQTGFSDPERMRRAFHRAFGQPPQSLRRAAARTHAPAM, translated from the coding sequence ATGACCCAGCGCATCGGCCTCGTCGTCTTTCCCGGTTTCCAGATCCTCGACCTGGTGGCGCTCTCGGTCTTCGAGCTCGCGAACGCCGAGGCCGGGCGCACCGTCTACGAGCTCGAGGTGCTGTCGGAGCACGGCGGCCCGGTGGCCAGCACGGCCGGCGTCACGGTCGATTCACGCGCCTTCGACCGGCGCCGCTTCGACACGCTGCTGGTCGCGGGCTCGACCACGGTGCCGCCGAGCTCGGACGGCCTGCTCGACTTCCTGCGCCGCGCGCTGCCGCGCACGCGGCGCCTGGGCAGCATCTGCACCGGCGCCTTCGTGCTGGCCGAAGCCGGCCTGCTCGACGGCCGGCGTGCCACCACGCACTGGCACTTCGCGCGCGAGCTGCAGCGCGGCTTTCCGGCGATCAGGGTGGAGGAGGACGGCATCTTCATCCAGGACGGCCCCGTCTGGACCTCGGCCGGCATGACCGCCTGCATCGACCTCGCGCTCGCGCTGGTCGAGGGCGACCTGGGCCTCGAGCTGTCGCGCGCGGTGGCGCGCAAGCTGGTGATCTACCACCGGCGCGCGGGCGGGCAGTCGCAGTTCTCGGCGCTGCTGGAACTCGAACCGCGCACCGACCGCATCCAGCAGGCGCTCGACTATGCGAAGAAGAACCTGCACAAGAACCTCTCGGTCGACCAGCTCGCCGAGGTGGCGCACCTGAGCCCGCGCCAGTTCAGCCGCGCCTTCCTGGCCGAAACCGGCCAGTCGCCGGCGCGCGCGATCGAGAAGCTGCGCGTGGAGACCGCGCGCATCCTGATCGAGGAGGGCGGCCAGTCGGTCGACCGCATCGCGGCGCAGACCGGCTTCTCCGATCCCGAGCGCATGCGGCGCGCCTTCCACCGCGCCTTCGGCCAGCCGCCGCAGAGCCTGCGCCGCGCGGCGGCGCGCACGCACGCGCCCGCGATGTAG
- a CDS encoding DUF2878 domain-containing protein has product MTAVRITNFVVFQLAWFAAVLGAAHGHPLWGTACVAAAIAWHLWVSARPAQEARLVAIACALGVVIETGHALGGLVRYPSGQPVAQLAPYWMVALWGLFAIALNVTLRWMRRRYLLAAVLGAVCGPASFVAGVKLGAAQFVDRVPALAVLAVVWAVAMPLLVWLAHRFDGVGEPPR; this is encoded by the coding sequence ATGACCGCCGTTCGGATTACCAATTTCGTCGTGTTCCAGCTCGCCTGGTTCGCGGCCGTGCTCGGCGCGGCGCATGGCCATCCGCTGTGGGGCACGGCCTGCGTCGCGGCGGCGATCGCCTGGCACCTGTGGGTGTCGGCCCGGCCGGCGCAGGAGGCCCGGCTGGTGGCCATCGCCTGCGCGCTGGGCGTGGTGATCGAGACCGGCCATGCCCTCGGCGGGCTGGTGCGCTATCCCTCGGGGCAGCCGGTCGCACAGCTCGCGCCGTACTGGATGGTCGCGCTGTGGGGCCTGTTCGCGATCGCGCTCAACGTCACCCTGCGCTGGATGCGGCGGCGCTACCTGCTCGCGGCGGTGCTGGGCGCGGTGTGCGGGCCGGCCTCGTTCGTCGCGGGCGTGAAGCTCGGCGCGGCCCAGTTCGTCGACCGGGTTCCGGCGCTCGCGGTGCTGGCCGTCGTCTGGGCCGTGGCGATGCCGCTGCTGGTGTGGCTCGCGCACCGCTTCGATGGCGTGGGCGAGCCGCCGCGCTAG
- a CDS encoding NAD(P)H-dependent oxidoreductase, whose product MASTILHIQASPSGARSRSIDTAQHFLQRLREHDPAAEIRTLDVWALDLPPFDATMIDAKFAVLRAQTATDEQQRHWQRAVRLAQEFNAADKYVFSLPMWNFGLPYRLKHYIDAVTLPGENWRWSAQEGYTGLLHGKRAALVYSSASDYPVGLPSHARDFQKPYMRTWLEFLGIVDVVELAVAPTLAPPEAVAANLARARARADELARDF is encoded by the coding sequence ATGGCTTCGACGATCCTCCACATCCAGGCCTCGCCCTCGGGCGCGCGCTCGCGCTCGATCGACACGGCGCAACATTTCCTGCAGCGGCTGCGCGAGCACGACCCCGCGGCCGAGATCCGCACCCTCGACGTCTGGGCGCTCGACCTGCCGCCCTTCGACGCCACCATGATCGACGCCAAGTTCGCGGTGCTGCGCGCGCAAACCGCCACCGACGAGCAGCAGCGGCACTGGCAGCGCGCCGTGCGCCTCGCCCAGGAGTTCAACGCGGCCGACAAGTACGTGTTCAGCCTGCCGATGTGGAACTTCGGCCTGCCCTACCGGCTGAAGCACTACATCGACGCCGTGACCCTGCCGGGCGAGAACTGGCGCTGGTCGGCGCAGGAGGGCTACACCGGCCTGCTGCACGGCAAGCGCGCGGCGCTGGTCTATTCGAGCGCGAGCGACTACCCGGTGGGCCTGCCCTCGCATGCGCGCGATTTCCAGAAGCCGTACATGCGCACCTGGCTCGAGTTCCTCGGCATCGTCGACGTGGTGGAACTGGCCGTGGCACCGACGCTGGCACCGCCCGAGGCGGTGGCCGCGAACCTCGCGCGCGCCAGGGCGCGGGCCGACGAACTCGCGCGCGACTTCTAA
- a CDS encoding multidrug efflux SMR transporter, whose amino-acid sequence MGWLLLLAAGVVEIAMAAALKRSEDWTRLWPSVVGVASALLSIFLLARSLRYLPLGPAYAVWTGIGSVGVVLMGVLAFGETLSGPRMACIALVVAGTVGLRTLEG is encoded by the coding sequence ATGGGATGGTTGTTACTGCTGGCGGCCGGCGTGGTCGAGATCGCGATGGCCGCGGCGCTCAAGCGCTCGGAGGACTGGACCCGGCTCTGGCCCTCGGTCGTCGGCGTGGCAAGCGCGCTGCTGAGCATCTTCCTGCTCGCCAGGTCGCTGCGCTATCTGCCGTTGGGCCCGGCCTATGCGGTGTGGACCGGCATCGGCTCGGTCGGCGTGGTGCTGATGGGCGTGCTCGCCTTCGGCGAGACGCTGTCGGGTCCGCGCATGGCCTGCATCGCGCTGGTGGTGGCGGGCACCGTCGGCCTGCGCACGCTGGAGGGCTGA
- a CDS encoding helix-turn-helix transcriptional regulator produces the protein MPASKKPAAVAEPAPADVWSAGCPSRRVLELVANKWALLIIPLLRDEPLRNNELLRRVGGISQKMLTQTLRDLEINGLVLREDHQTVPPHVEYRLSPLGLSLSRTLIAVDRWAEANHAEIDRARQAAIAAL, from the coding sequence ATGCCCGCATCGAAGAAACCCGCCGCCGTGGCAGAGCCCGCGCCCGCCGACGTCTGGAGCGCCGGCTGCCCTTCGCGCCGCGTGCTCGAGCTCGTCGCCAACAAGTGGGCGCTGCTGATCATTCCGCTGTTGCGCGACGAGCCGCTGCGCAACAACGAACTGCTGCGCCGGGTCGGCGGCATCTCGCAGAAGATGCTCACGCAGACCCTGCGCGATCTCGAGATCAACGGCCTGGTGCTGCGCGAGGACCACCAGACCGTGCCGCCGCACGTCGAGTACCGGCTGAGCCCGCTGGGGCTGTCGCTGAGCCGCACGCTGATCGCGGTCGACCGCTGGGCCGAGGCCAACCATGCGGAGATAGACCGCGCGCGGCAGGCCGCGATCGCAGCGCTCTGA